aagcttggaccaaagactgttgattgtgtttttcttggttatgctattcatagcgtgggttatagatttttaatcataaattctagtgttcctgagatggctgttgatacaatcatagaatctagagacgctacattctttgagaatgagtttcccatgaaaaatgcatctagcacgactggtcatgaatttataattccccatgagcatgaaaattttactctgATAGAACAAACTaaggaaccctatatgcaaaatcctaaggaggatgacactatagtcacaagGAAAAGTAAGAGATAGAGGAttgtaaagtcttttggtgatgactatattgtgtaccttgtggatgatacaccaacgaccattgaagaggcatattcctctcctgatgcagacttatggaaggaagcagtacggagtgagatggattctattatgtctaatggaacttggaaaTAGTTGATcatccctatgggtgcaagcctatagggtgcaaatgggtgtttaagaaaaagcttaggcctgatgataCTATCAAGAAGtataaggcaaggcttgtggccaagggttatactcaaaaagAAGGCGagaatttctttgatacttattcaccggttgcccgattgaccacaattcgagttttgctttccctagcagcctcttatggtctcatcgttcatcaaatggacgttaagacagctttcctaaacggagagttggaggaggagatctatatagatcagccggatgggtttatagcaaatggtcaagaaggcaaggtgtgtaaattattaaagtcattatatggcctgaaacaagctcctaagcagtggcatgagaagttcaactgaactttaacatctgttggctttgttgtgaatgaagctgacaaatgtgtgtactatcggtatggtgggagtgaaggagtcattttgtgtttatatgttgatgacatattgatctttggatccagcctcaaagtgattgaggaggtgaaggaattcttaacaaataattttgagatgaaagatttgggagaggctaatgtgattcttaatatcaagcttctgagagaaggtgatggtggggtaactctgttacaatcccactatgtggaaaagatgCTGAGTCACTTTGGGTTTAGTaactgtgcacctgctcctacaccttatgaccctagtgtgctattgaggaaaaatcggagaatagcaagggatcaattgagatttttctagatcattggttcgctcatgtatcttgctagtgcaacaaggcctgatatctcatttgctgtgtgcaagctgagccaatttgtgtcaaacccaggagatgatcactgacgtgctcttgagagagtgatgtgcTATCTAAAAGGCACCATGAGCTATTGTGAGCCGGTTtgttggaaggctattgtgatgccaactggatctctgatgctgatgagctttatgccacaagtggatatgtgtttttgcttggaggtggcgctgtttcctggaagtcttgtaagcagactatcttaacgaagtttacaatggaagcagaactcacagcattagacaccgctggctctgaggccaagtggcttcgtgatctccttatggatttaccggttgttgaaaaactcATACTGGCTATTTTTATGAACTGTGATAAGCAGACtatgattacgaaggttaacagttctaaggataccatgaagtccacaaggcatgttaagagacgactgaaatctatcagaaaattgagaaactctagagtaatagtgttggactatgttcacacgtctaacaatctggcagatcagttcactaagggtctgtcacgtaatgtgatagaaagtgcatctagagagatgggtttgagacccacttaaaaatttactatagtggtaacctgttctatgtgatcagagatcccgtgaagtagaacagtgaaacaagctagtagtaaattatgaggaaagatccttagcaaGACTCATCTCTGATGTATATCTTTCCTATCTGTAAGAcaggttggtttttaccttaatgtgttccaagtggcttgttaaagcaaagatgttgtcctacagaacatcttttgaggagcacacctatatgagtcagactgctggtcacagtctatgagatttggatgatctctaaatactcatgaaatgcactggagtatgacttatatgcttcaaatagagaggatgccttttgcagccaagtatcagctaaggactttagtgacatttacCTCACACAAAACTAGCAATTCAAGGCCTAGTCCATTGtttagttgtgactgagtgaaactattgttctagatggatgttcaacttaacagtctccgtcgaaacactggtatataaaagaaatgtggttctaagactactttgttacaaaccctatagtttggtggggattgttggatataatatgggtttggcccatataatatttaataaatcaaataaaactctatggtacgtaacattaagcgttgtatggtttaatatcatacgggattttgactgaacgttgactcagcttatatggttggaaattattcgtcttaattgagaagctgagaaaaggacataggcatgccacacgcgcgcgcgccgccgccgccgtcggccggGCTGTGGCCGTGGCCGCGGGCCgaggccatggccgtggccgtggcgtggcgtggcgtgggtaggcgagcgggcgtggccagtgttttgccacttaatccacaaaATCACAGGAGTTACTtcctttgatggtggaggcgaactgattgcgtcAGTTACTGTCCTTTTCGCTTTCGCTTCTCCGTCTTCTGGGATTCTTCGTTGCCTCTCTCCCTTTCGATCGCAGCCATATATCCGTAGTCCTCCGTCAGTCTAGATCTCCGTCTTCcgcaaccactcccgagagaaaccacatatcagcagccctctggctttctcgtcccgtacctctgcgcacatggagtagcgggagagcaggtgcctccggaaccctcgctcGCCTAAGAACCTTGCACgaggtgtgcggcgattaggtttttggggagcgatctgcGACTGCTCGCCCAcgtacgtcttcttcctggtgattacTTGCGGAACAGCaagacgtcttcttcctggtgatccgttcgtgggactgcactgcgaatatTGTCCTGCATTGACTGTGGTCCACAACTTCGAACaatgcactatgtcgactagtgcgaatggagcctccgatgccctcggcataggaccctccgctgggtatattctaatctctgtgattactgtactCGCTTTACTGTATTCATCTATATATCATCTTTGCATGTTGTAACGTTCATTACAGATATACACACGCACATATATGCCGTCACGAACCTACTGATGTTATtgttctggattaaactgataatgaaaatacCTAAATTTCTAACAGGTCGCAGGTCTGAGTTTGGTGAAGGACCACtttttttggtttttctagaaaCCATTAATAGAGGCAGACTAAATGAGGTGGTTAGCAAGCccatctctgaaaaatcttatCTATAGTGGTGGTGATGATGCATTTGATCCGTCAGCTGCTTCAGCTGAGAACTTGTTCATGGTTAATCTAAATCCTTAACTATTGCATGTGCTAGCCATTTCTtatatctaacactatctccaataaCATCACCCAAAATAAGACGTATTCCATATTTGGATAGCGCTACAGGTAAAAGGTTCAATACttattttttgtcttctccaacaacaggacTCAAAAGAGAACCCTTTATGTAAATGACTCTCTGGAAGAGAGGATACTAATTTTTGGGTTATGCCTCTACTGCAACCCAAAATAGATCTAGCATATAGATACTTTGTTGGAGATCTATACAGTACCATTCAAGACCCATTTTAAGTTTGAGTGCCTATATGGGTTATCTATTGGAGACGGTCTAAGAAATTGTCATTTGCCCCTGGTTTCCTATTTTTCCTACCTATCATGATGTACCGTGGCCATTGTCTATAATTTCTGAGTGATACCCTTGTTCTATTTCTGTTATAACTAAGCACAGCTACATTGCCCTTGTTCTATTGCTCACAAAAATTCTGTAGGTTTGAATTTCCAGTGAGAGCAAATAATCAACACTCACTTGTCAGCCAATAAGTACTGACCTCTGGTATTGATTGTAAATTAATTCACATGTTTTGCACACAACTTGATGAACTCAACGTCTCCAGCCAAAATGGAAGTTCATCCACTAACCACTACACGTGAGACCATGAACATCAAGTAGCCAAGTAGGGGTttccaaataaaaaaaaactttttgtGCCTTTTGTTCGTTTTTGCAATAAAAGCACAGTAGGGGTAAAACCCCTCCGGTTTTCCTTAAAAAAAATTCCAAAaatgaaagaaagaaaagatggtCAAGTAGGCCATAGACTCCAGTTCACCAAGCAGCCATGGGCCCACTTGTCACTCGCTGCAGAACTAAACCACAACTCACCATCCATCACTGAGCAATGGCATCACTTTCCACTCCGCTGCAGCGGTTGACTTGTTGGCAGCCTACAGGCACAGGGAGAAGCGCTCGCTCTTCCTCCCATCTCCTCTTCGATCGGATTCGATTTCTACCATTTCTATCCAGAAGTCTCTGCTCGATTACTGCTTTCCTGCCGTAACCTCGACACTTCTTATGCTATGTGGATTCATGGCTCGTTAATTCGCCCATTGTTACCAATGCAGCTCGCGAGAGTACCACTTGTTCGACGAAACGCCCCATGACCTCCTGAAGGCCGGAACCATGGAAGATGCTCTCATCATTTCATCAATGCGCCATGCGTGCATAGTGCCGGAGGGAGTTCCTGGTGGTTTTGGGTATGCCGGATCAATGCCGACGCTGACGAGACGTGCAGATCCCCCTGAGGCCAGCGCCGCCTGCCCTTCCAAGACCATCTACGGTGAGTTCACTGTTCCTTCTCCTGGAACACGGTTCTTAGCTGCCGATTCCCTGAATGGCTTACTTGGAGCAACAATTCGGTTACATAAATTTTGTCGAAGAACTCCTGAATCTTGTCTATTGCGTGATGCAATCCTTACATTTAGTCTGGCCGAATTCTGTGTTTGTTATTGAATTCTTGCTCCTCTGCATTCAGTTCTTGGAACCTGTCGATTCCGTGAACGGCTTACATGGAGCAACAATTCTGGTGACCTGGTTGCGTAAATTTTGTCCAAGAACTGCTGAATCTTGCCTATTGCATTGCCCTGGGTGCAATTCTTACATTTGACTGGCAGAATTCTGCATTTGTTCTTGAATTCTTGCTCCTATGCACTAGGTTCGCTTTAGGGACAAGCCAATTTATCCAAGATTTATTCTCTATTCTAGATTATGATCGCTTTATGTAATTCTGTCTGTCATTTGTTAACTTGCAAAGGATCAAGGTGTGTTGAGACCATGGGGTTCCTAGTTAAGTTAGCTGTTGGTTTCTGTATACGTTTTGCTCTCGTTACAATGTCTATTCAGATACCTGTGTTTTCTGTGACAATAGGATCTGGGAGTCCACACTGGCCTGTTCCATCGGCCATTGCATTCCCCTGGCTGCAATCCTTACATTTGGCCTCGCCAAATTCTGCATTCGTTCTTGAATTCTTGCTCCTCTGTATTAGGTTCGCTTTAAGGAGTGGCTAATTTTATCCAAGAATTATTCTCTGTTATAGATTATGATCAGCTTATGAAATTATGTCTGTCATTCGTTAATCTGCAAAAGATCAAGTTGTGTTGAGACCATGGGGTTCCTAGTTAAGTGAGTTGTTGCTTTCTGTATATTCTGGTTACAATGTTTATTCATATACCTGTGTCTTCTGTTGCAATAGGACCTGGGAGGCAGGGGAGGCCGCACTGACTGGCAGCGAACGATCAGGTACATGCGGGCAAACGATGAGGGAAACTTCCTCGGGACAAAAACATTCAAGTTCAAGTTCTCGGGGCGGTCCGTCTTCAAGCTGAGGAACGAGGTGGCGACGCAAGTGGACGAGGACATGTTCACAATCACACTGTGCGTGCACGCGGGCTTCTATGGGCGGCTGACCCCTCTGGTCGTCGACCTGCCTCGCAGCAAAGACCCTTTGGACATCGTCGTCCTCGCCACCAGTTCACCAGGTGAAAACTTTGCAGTTCCCTCAATTGTATGTCAAATGTTCATAGATCATACTACTATCACATACGCTCAATACTCTTCTTGGGAACTTACCTTTAGACAAGTACATCACCTTGTGCTTGATAAATTGGTAGCTTTGTTCAGTTTGGAGCAACATGAAACATGCTGCAGATAGCTCAAGCAGTTCAAAAATTCAGTTGTGTGTTGACCTTGCTACTAATTGTCCACACAAGTGTGTTAGATTAATGAATGATGCAATAGTTTTGGAGCACCCATTACATGCTGCTTAACTGACACACTGTTTTCACTTGCCGGATGCAAATTCAGATGTCTGCATTCACTAATTTTGTTTTCTCTGTTGGCTTACTCTTTCAGCGGCTAAGCCTCTGGTGCATCCGGACATCGGTCCACCCCCACCACCCCCACCGGGGATAGATCTTCTAACAGACGGGGCTTTCGTGCGGCTGAAATGCCAGTTACACGGTCAATACTGCTACCTGCACGTCCAGGGAGATGGACTTGGCGTGAATTTGAGGCCAGAGGCAACGTCGTTACAGGAGGTCTGAGCAGTAGAGCAGCTAGAGATTGACGGTGACGACTTTCTGCTCTTCCGCGGTGCCGCCTACGGCCGCTACTTCGCCCTCATGCCGGAAGGGAAGATACGAGGAAGTCGTTTTGCACAGGTGGACTATGAAGAGCCAGAGCAATCCAATTTGCTCTGGCTGGCCACATCGCTGAAGAGAAGCAAGGAGGTTAACCTCCGCAGCGGGAATGGGGACACCGGCCTTGACGTTCGTTGGACTATTGAGGCCGTCCCCATGAGCACAACCCCACCTCTTCTTCCAGCTCCAGTTGCGGTGAGCTTGGCTGTCCCGTCTAATTCCAATTTCTGGATATTTGTCCTTGAAGCACCAGCGCTGGATGTTTATTTGTTTGTGTCGGTTTTTTTAAGAACTGCCAAATGTGATTATTGCTTTTCTCCTATCCTGGGATCAATTTTGTGTCAAGAGTCCAACTTCTATCGCTCAAAATTCTTTTTGACTTCCCATTTCATTTCAATAGTACAAACTTTAACAGCTGATCCTTAGAATTTTATTTGGAATTTGTTTGCATTCAGGAAGAGGAGCCCCAGAAAAACACTGGCACGAAGCCTTCAAAGCGCCTCATATGGCACAGGCGGGGCGACGACACGAAGATCACGAACCCTTGGACCACACTTGTGTTCCATGGAAAATCATTATCTGCTCTGAGACGCCAGGTGTCAAATGACAGTTCACTTGTCTTTTGTATTCGAGCCGGCCGCTGCGGGCGGTTAACACCACTAGTCAATGACCTGCCCAAAAACCAGGAGGCGATGGAAATCATCATCCTCACCCCCGGATCACGAGGTGAGACCTCTGCAGTTTTCTCACTAGTCTGTTCAACTTGTTTATCTGATTTTCACCGTTTCAGCATGTGAGATGTTTAAAGTTTTTAGCGTGTAATGTCAGTGTGAATTGTCCGTAGAGCATGGTAGTTCTGTAGAAGAGATTTTTTTATGCAAAGAGATCTGTAAATCATTATATCTGTACCACAGATGCTAAAATTTACTATTGTCAGTATGACACTATGATCTCAACATATTATTTACAGATCTCTTTGCATAAAAAAATCAGAACTACAGAACTACCATGCTCTACGGACAATTCACACTGACATTACACGCTGAAAACTTTAAACATCTCACATGCTGAAACGGTGAAAAGCAGATAAACAAGTTGAACAGACTAGTGAGAAAACTGCAGAGGTCTCACCTCGTGATCCGGGGGTGAGGATGATGATTTCCACTGTCTCCTGGTTTTTGGGCAGGTCAATGACTAGTGGTGTTAACCACCCGCAGCGGCCGGCTCGAATACACAAGATAAGTGAACTGTCATTTGACACCTGGCGTCTCAGAGCAGATAATGATTTCCCATGGGGTTTGTGATCTTCGTGTCGTAGCCCCGCTTGTGCCATATGAGGCGCTTTGAAGGCTTTGCGCCAGTGTTTTTCTGGGGCTCCTCTTCCTGAATGCAAACAAATTCCAAATAAAATTCTAAGGATCAGCTGTTAAAGTTTGTACTACTGAAATGAAATGGGAAGTCAAAAAGAATTTTGAGCGATAGAAGTTGGACTCTTGACACAAAATTGATCCCAGGATAGGAGAAAAGCAATAATCACATTTGGCAGTTCTTGAAAAAACCGACACAAACAAATAAACATCCAACGCTGGTGCTTCAAGGACAAATATCCAGAAATTGGAATTAGACGGGACAGCCAAGCTCACCGCAACTGGAGCTGGAAGAAGAGGTGGGGTTGTGCTCATGGGGACAGCCTCAACAGTCCAACGAACATCAAGGCCGGTGTCCCCATTCCCGCTGCGGAGGTTAACCTCCTTGCTTCCCTTCAGCGATGTGGCCAGCAAGAGCAAATTGGATTGCTCTGGCTCTTCATAGTCCACCTATGCAAAATGACTTCCTCGTATCTTCCCTTCCGGCATGAGGGCGAAGTAGCGGCCGTAGGCGGCACCGCGGAAGAGCAGAAAGTCGTCACCGTCAATCTCTAGCTGCTCTACTGCCCAGACCTCCTGTAACGACGTTGCCTCTGGCCTCAAATTCACGCCAAGTCCATCTCCTTGGGCGTGCAGATAGCAGTATTGACCGTGTAACCGGCATTTCAGCCGCACGAAAGCCCCATCCGTTAGAAGATCTATCCCCGGTGGGGGTGGTGGGGGTGGACCGATGTCCGGGTGCACCAGAGCCATAGCCGCTGAAAGAGTAAGCCAACAGAGAAAACAAAATTAGTGAACCAGCAGCAGACATATGAATTTGCATCCGGCAAGTGAAAACAGTGTGTCAGTTAAGCAGCATGTAATGGGTGCTCCAAAACTATTGCATCATTCATTAATCTAACACACTTGTGTGAATACAAAAAAGGACAATTAGTAGCAAGGTCAACACACAACTGAATTTTTGAACTGCTTGAGCTATCTGCAGCATGTTTCATGTTGCTCCAAACTGAACAAAGCTACCAATTTATCAAGCACAAGGTGATGTACTTGTCTAAAGGTAAGTTCCCAAGAAGAGTATTGAGCATATGTGATAGTAGTATGATCTATGAACATTTGACATACAATTGAGGGAACTGCAAAGTTTTCACCTGGTGAACTGGTGGGGAGGACGACGATGTCCAAAGGGTCTTCGCGAGGCAGGTCGACAACCAGAGGGGTCAGCCGCCCATAGAAGCTGGTGTGCACGCACAGTGTGATTGTGAACATGTCCTCGTCCCCTTGCGTCGCCACCTCGTTCCTCAGCTTGAAGACGGACCGCCCTGAGAACTTGAACTTGAATGTTTTTGTCCCGAGGAAGTTTCCCTCATCGTTTGCCCGCATGTACCTGATCGTTCGCTGCCAGTCAGTGCGGCCTCCCCTACCTCCCAGGTCCTATTGCAACAGAAGACACAGGTATATGAATAAACATTGTAACCAGAATATACAGAAAGCAACAACTCACTTAACTAGGAACCCCATGGTCTCAACACAACTTGATCTTTTGCAGATTAACGAATGACAGACATAATTTCATAAGCTGATCATAATCTATAACAGAGAATAATTCTTGGATAAAATTAGCCACTCTCTAAAGCGAACCTAATACAGAGGAGCAAGAATTCAAGAACGAATGCAGAATTTAGGCAAGCCAAATGCAAGGATTGCACCCAGGGGAACGCAATGGCCAATGGAACAGGCCAGTGTGGACTCCCAGATCCTGTTGCCACAGAAAACGCAGGTATCTGAATAGACATTGTAACGAGACCTTGATTCTTTGCAAGTTAACGAATGACAGACAGAATTACATAAAGCGATCATAATCTAGAATAGAGAAATCTTGGATAAACTAGCTTGTCCCTAAAGCGAACCTAATGCAGAGGAGCAAGAATTCAGGTACAAATGCAGAATTCTGCCACTTAAATGTAAGAATTGCTCCCAGGGCAATGCAATAGCCAAGATTCAGCAGTTCTTCGACAAAATTTACGCAACGAGGTCACCAGAATTGTTGCTCCAAGTAAGCCGTTCACAGAATCGACAGGTTCCAAGAACCGAATGCAGAGGAGCGAGCAAGAATTCAATAACAAACACAGAATTCAGCCAGACTAAATGTAAGGATTGCACCACGCAATAGACAAGATTCAGCATCTCTTATTCATGGATTTTacgaaaaaacaaaacaaaacaaaaagaagcAGTCAGGAATTCGGGATCGTTACTCCAAGTAACCCGCCCATGGAATCGACAGGTTCCAACTTCCAAGAACCGTGTTCCGTCCAAATCAACGAACGAGAGGATTGGAAGGAGAAGGGGAAGTGAACTCACCGTAGATGGAGTTGGAAGGACAGGCGGCGCTGGTCTCGGGGGGATCTGCACGACCGTCCAATGCGTCATCGTGCTCCGGCGGCCATCAACGGTGATGCAGGAACACGTCCTCCACCAGCCGTGGGCGCGGAGGTAGCGTTCTTGGTCCTGCAATGTGCAGAGGAGGACGTCATCGCTGCCATCCCCTGCTGCGATGGCCCTCCACCTGATGTTGCGCTGGTGCGGCTCGTGGAAGTCGCGCAGGATGGCGCGGCGGCCGCGGTGGCCGTGCGGCGCCAAGTACGGCGAGAGCGCGAGGTAGCGGCCGTAGGCAGCGgtctggaggaagaagaagggcgtgccGTCGCGCAAGACGACACGCTGCACCTGCCAAGCCGCGTTCATCATCTCGCGGCACGTGCTCAGGGAGACGCCGGACCCGTCGTCGTCGGCGAAGAGGTACGCGCCCCGCAGGGTGCTCCGCAGCCACACGTGCATCCCGTCGGGGAAACGATCCATCGCGGTCGCGggtggtggtagtggtggtggtggtgcgccgGCGAGCGAGACGATCATCTTCGTCTTGCTTCTTGGCGCCGCTGCGAGGGGGAGAGGGGAAGGAGAGGGAAGCGAAGCAGAGCGGGGGGTGTTCGTTGCGACGGTTTAGCCTGGGCGCCGAGGCGCGGGATTTGAAGCCTTGAAGGCAAGCGCAGCGGAGGTCGGTTGCTGCATCGCTCGCCAGCTAGCAGGTGGGGGTCCAGTAGCGGGCCCAGGCCCCAGATACGAGGAGGCCGGCCAGAGCTCCAGAGGATGGCAAGTGGGTCCAGAAATGGTGGACCGATGCCGCAATGCGACATGCTGGTGAGCTCCAGTCCAGACTCCAGAGGGAGGCGGACGTCGTCTCGTCAGCGTCGGCATTGATCCGGCATACCCAAAACCACCAGGAACTCCCTCCGGCACTATGCACGCATGGCGCATTGATGAAATGATGAGAGCATCTTCCATGGTTCCGGCCTTCAGGAGGTCATGGGGCGTTTCGTCGAACAGGTGGTGCTCTCGCGAGCTGCATTGGTAACAATGGGCGAATTAGCGAGCCATGAATCCACATAGCATAAGAAGTGTCGAGGTTACGGCAGGAAAGCAGTAATCGAGCAGAGACTTCGGGATAGAAATGGTAGAAATCGAATCCGATCGAAGAGGAGATGGGAGGAAGAGCGAGCGCTTCTCCCTGTGCCTGTAGGCTGCCAACAAGCCAACCGCTGCAGCGGAAAGTGATGCCATTGCTCATCGATGGATGGTGAGTTGTGGTTTAGTTCTGCAGCGAGTGACAAGTGGGCCCATGGCTGCTTGGTGAACTGGAGTCTCTTGTATGGCCTACTTGAccgtcttttctttctttctttcttttgtttgGAATTTTTTTTAAGGAAAACCGGAGGGGTTTTACCCCTACTGTGCTTTATTGCAAAAAATAACAAAAGGCacaaaaagtttttttttatttggaaACCCCTACTTGGCTACTTGATGTTCATAGTCTCACGTGCTACTGTATGGCCTAACTATTTGAtcgtcttttctttctttcttttttttggaaTTTTTTTAAGGAAAACCGGAGGGGTTGTACCCCTACTGTGCTTTATTGCAAAAAAGAACAAAAGAcgcaaaaagttttttttttatttggaaACCCCTACTTGATGTTCATGGTCTCATATGTAGgctccgttcgtttcgctgaaaaaaaacaAGCCGTAACACTgttttgactgatttgttgtgagaaaaaaaaaatactgttccagctgaaaaaacaagccgaaaaaaacaaattataagaGAAGTGAACAGGGCAGTAGTTGTTAGTGGATGAACTTCCATTTTGGCTGGAGACCATTGAGTTGATGAAGTTGTGTGCAGAACGCATGTGAAATAATTAACAATCACTACCAAAGGTCAGTACTTATTGGTTAGTGAGTGTTGATTATTTGATCTCTCACGTACTGGAAATTCAAACCTACAGAATTTCTATGAGCAATGGCACAGGGAGGAGCCCCAGGGCTCGCTGAGAGAGTCGGAGACGCCGCCGCCACGTCGTCCCCAGTACGGCAGTACGTGCGGCGTACCGTGTACATGGCTGCACAGCCGCTTGTGTGTGAATGTGTCTATCGGCCAATGGCTCATCGTATCCACCGGTGGCGGGGAACGAGATGCAGTACTGCCGGCTGTGGGGGAGGAAAGGTAGAAGAAGAGGGCATAGAAAAATACTGACTGATACGACCCATATGCTATAGTCTCatgctatctccaacaacaacacttaaaatacaagactca
The nucleotide sequence above comes from Miscanthus floridulus cultivar M001 chromosome 18, ASM1932011v1, whole genome shotgun sequence. Encoded proteins:
- the LOC136523449 gene encoding uncharacterized protein: MIVSLAGAPPPPLPPPATAMDRFPDGMHVWLRSTLRGAYLFADDDGSGVSLSTCREMMNAAWQVQRVVLRDGTPFFFLQTAAYGRYLALSPYLAPHGHRGRRAILRDFHEPHQRNIRWRAIAAGDGSDDVLLCTLQDQERYLRAHGWWRTCSCITVDGRRSTMTHWTVVQIPPRPAPPVLPTPSTDLGGRGGRTDWQRTIRYMRANDEGNFLGTKTFKFKFSGRSVFKLRNEVATQGDEDMFTITLCVHTSFYGRLTPLVVDLPREDPLDIVVLPTSSPAAMALVHPDIGPPPPPPPGIDLLTDGAFVRLKCRLHGQYCYLHAQGDGLGVNLRPEATSLQEVWAVEQLEIDGDDFLLFRGAAYGRYFALMPEGKIRGSHFA